taagAGTCTAACGTCCCTCAGCACGTTGACACtttcaaataataactttCAAATCCCGAGCTCATTAGGACCCTTCTTCAACCTTTCAAAGCTCAAGTATGTCTATGCAGACAATAATTCCATATATGCTGAAACCGAGATGCATCATTTGAGCCCAAGATTCCAACTGAATAGCATCAGTTTATCTTGTTGTGGAGATGTTGGATCATTTCCTCAATTCCTCTATCATCAACATGACTTGCAGTTTGTTGATCTCTCTAACATCTATTTCAAGGGAGAGCAGTTCCCAGGTTGGTTGTTGGGAAACAACAAGAAATTACAGTCACTAATTCTCATAAACAACTCCCTATCGGGACCTTTTCGGCTACCATTCGCTTCACATTTGGATTTATCAGGTTTAGATGTCTCCATCAATTTCTTCAATGGTAGCATCCCAACAGAAATTGGAGCAAAACTACCATCGTTAACGTTTCTGAACATGtcaaaaaattgttttggcgGTAGCATTCCGGCTTCCATCGGTGATATGAATTCCCTACAATACTTGGACTTGTCTAACAATCAATTGTCAGGTGGATTGCCCGAACACTTCGCCATGGGCTGCTCCTTATTAAGGGTCCTTATATTATCAAAGAACAGACTGCAAGGCCAGATTTTCTCTGTAAATTTTAGCCTGACAAACTTGAGAGAGTTGCAAGTGGATGGGAATAACTTCTCTGGAAGCATCCCAGATTGTTTGTCTAATTGCTCATTTTTGTCAATATTGGATGTTAGCAATAATCAACTCTTTGATGAGATACCAAGATGGATGGAGAATTTGTCAAGATTGTCAAGGTTAGATTTAAGCAATAACGCAATTTTTGGTGGGATACCGAAGTGGATGGGGAATATGTCAAGTTTGGAAGAAATTATCATGGCAAATAATCATCTTGGAGGTTCAATCCTCGTGGAGTTTTGCCAGCTCAATCTTAAACTTAAACTTCTGGACCTTTCAGCTAACGACATCTCTGGGAGTCTACCATCTTGTTTCAGCCCTTTACGGATTAGTCAAGTTCATTTATCTAAAAACAAGCTACAAGGGCAGCTAACAAATGCATTTCGTAACAGCAATCTTTTGGTGACATTAGACCTCAGCAATAACCACTTAACTGGAAACATTCCAAATTGGATTGGCAAGCTTTCTCAATTGAGTTATCTTCTCCTAAATAACAACCATTTTGAAGGTGAGATTCCAATTCAGTTATGCAAGCTGGGTCACTTAAGCTTGATTGATCTTTCTCACAATAATCTTTCTGGTATTATTCCCTCTTGCTTGAAGATTACAACACTGAACGATGTATCTCAAGATTATGTCCATTATGTCACTACTGTTGCCCGAGTTAATACTTCTTTCTCCACTGAAGAGCCAATAGAGTTCACAACGAAAAACATATCCTACTCTTACAAGGGAAAAATCCTTACAATCCTATCTGGAATTGATCTCTCTTGCAACAAGTTGACTGGTGAGATACCCCACAAAGTCGAAAACTTCCTGAAGATTTTTGCTTTGAACTTATCTCACAACAGTTTGACAGGACCAATCCCAACAGCACTTTCTAAGCTTAGGCAAATTGAGAGTCTA
This Theobroma cacao cultivar B97-61/B2 unplaced genomic scaffold, Criollo_cocoa_genome_V2, whole genome shotgun sequence DNA region includes the following protein-coding sequences:
- the LOC108663975 gene encoding leucine-rich repeat receptor protein kinase EMS1-like, with translation MHLNIIALILESLSIDSTPLESNFLQTIGAVPSLKSLSLSNCGLNGTLPTQGFCELTHLRDVDISYNNLKGNLSECFSNFTSLENLDLSSNQFSGNIFFLKSLTSLSTLTLSNNNFQIPSSLGPFFNLSKLKYVYADNNSIYAETEMHHLSPRFQLNSISLSCCGDVGSFPQFLYHQHDLQFVDLSNIYFKGEQFPGWLLGNNKKLQSLILINNSLSGPFRLPFASHLDLSGLDVSINFFNGSIPTEIGAKLPSLTFLNMSKNCFGGSIPASIGDMNSLQYLDLSNNQLSGGLPEHFAMGCSLLRVLILSKNRLQGQIFSVNFSLTNLRELQVDGNNFSGSIPDCLSNCSFLSILDVSNNQLFDEIPRWMENLSRLSRLDLSNNAIFGGIPKWMGNMSSLEEIIMANNHLGGSILVEFCQLNLKLKLLDLSANDISGSLPSCFSPLRISQVHLSKNKLQGQLTNAFRNSNLLVTLDLSNNHLTGNIPNWIGKLSQLSYLLLNNNHFEGEIPIQLCKLGHLSLIDLSHNNLSGIIPSCLKITTLNDVSQDYVHYVTTVARVNTSFSTEEPIEFTTKNISYSYKGKILTILSGIDLSCNKLTGEIPHKVENFLKIFALNLSHNSLTGPIPTALSKLRQIESLDLSYNNLSGKIPPQLVGLSFLSFFSVAYNNLSGSTPERTAQFATFEESSYLGNLF